One Fusarium poae strain DAOMC 252244 chromosome 4, whole genome shotgun sequence DNA window includes the following coding sequences:
- the RLI1 gene encoding Fe-S cluster-binding ribosome biosynthesis protein (BUSCO:9278at5125): MSDKLTRIAIVNSDKCRPRKCRQECKKSCPVVRSGKLCIEVQPDSKLAFISESLCIGCGICPKRCPFDAINIINLPTNLESQVTHRYGPNSFKLHRLPMPRPGQVLGLVGTNGIGKSTALKILSGKLKPNLGRHDNPPDWEEVIKHFRGSELQNYFTKLLEDDLKAVVKPQYVDQIPRAVRGPNKSVRYLIESRATLGNMEDVANVLELNHIMDRDINLLSGGELQRFAIGTVAVQQADVYMFDEPSSYLDVKQRLSAALIIRSLLRDNDYVIVVEHDLSVLDYLSDYICVLYGKPAVYGVVTLPYSVREGINIFLDGHIPTENLRFRDESLTFRIAETTDEFQIDKSRAFNYPKMEKTLGNFKLSIEAGDFTDSEIIVMMGENGTGKTTFCRLLAGALKPDSKKGVPEMRISMKPQTITPKFDGTVRQLFFKKIKQSFLSPQFQTDVVKPLKLDDFIDQEVKNLSGGELQRVAIVLALGIPADIYLIDEPSAYLDSEQRIIASRVIKRFIMHSKKTAFIVEHDFIMATYLADRVIVFDGQPGIDAHANKPESLLTGCNTFLKNLNVTFRRDPTNYRPRINKNGSQLDQEQKMSGNYFFLEENPDQS; encoded by the exons ATGTCTGATAAACTCACGCG TATCGCTATCGTAAACAGCGACAAG TGTCGCCCGCGAAAATGTCGTCAAGAGTGCAAAAAGTCGTGCCCCGTCGTTCGTAGCGGAAAGCTCTGTATCGAAGTCCAGCCCGACTCCAAGTTAGCTTTTATCTCCGAGTCCCTCTGTATCGGTTGTGGTATTTGCCCAAAGCGCTGCCCGTTTGACGCGATCAACATTATCAACTTGCCCACCAACCTTGAGAGCCAGGTCACCCACCGATATGGCCCCAACAGCTTCAAGTTGCATCGCCTTCCCATGCCCCGACCTGGCCAGGTGCTTGGACTTGTCGGTACCAACGGTATTGGAAAGAGTACTGCCCTCAAGATTCTGAGTGGAAAGCTCAAGCCCAACCTGGGTCGACATGACAACCCTCCCGACTGGGAGGAAGTTATTAAGCACTTCCGTGGTTCCGAGCTTCAGA ACTATTTTACAAAGCTTCTGGAGGATGACCTCAAGGCCGTTGTCAAGCCCCAGTACGTGGATCAAATCCCAAGGGCCGTTCGAGGCCCCAACAAGAGTGTCCGATACCTCATCGAGAGCCGAGCCACGCTCGGCAACATGGAAGACGTAGCCAACGTCCTTGAGCTGAACCATATCATGGACCGTGACATCAACCTTCTCTCTGGTGGTGAGCTCCAGCGTTTCGCTATCGGAACTGTCGCCGTCCAGCAGGCCGATGTCTACATGTTTGACGAGCCTTCTTCGTACCTCGATGTCAAGCAGCGTCTGAGCGCTGCTTTGATCATCCGCTCTCTCCTACGTGACAACGACTATGTCATCGTTGTCGAGCACGATCTGTCTGTTCTCGATTACCTCTCCGACTACATCTGCGTTCTGTACGGCAAGCCTGCCGTTTACGGTGTTGTCACACTCCCATACTCCGTTCGTGAGGGTATCAACATCTTCCTTGACGGTCACATCCCCACCGAGAACTTGCGATTCCGTGATGAGTCTTTGACTTTCAGAATCGCAGAAACCACCGATGAGTTCCAAATTGACAAGTCGCGTGCATTCAACTACCccaagatggagaagaccCTAGGCAACTTCAAGCTCAGCATCGAAGCTGGTGACTTCACTGATTCCGAGATCATTGTCATGATGGGTGAGAACGGTACCGGAAAGACAACCTTCTGTCGTCTCTTGGCCGGCGCCCTCAAGCCCGACAGCAAGAAGGGCGTCCCCGAGATGCGAATCAGCATGAAGCCCCAGACCATTACCCCAAAATTCGATGGCACTGTTCGCCAGCTGTTCttcaagaagatcaagcagTCTTTCTTGTCTCCCCAGTTCCAGACCGACGTTGTCAAGCCCCTCAAGCTTGACGACTTCATTGACCAGGAAGTCAAGAACCTGTCCGGAGGTGAATTGCAGCGTGTTGCTATTGTTCTTGCTCTCGGTATCCCTGCTGATATCTACCTTATCGACGAGCCCTCTGCCTACCTCGATTCCGAGCAGCGTATCATCGCCTCGCGTGTTATCAAGCGATTCATCATGCACTCCAAGAAGACTGCCTTCATCGTTGAGCACGATTTCATCATGGCCACCTATCTCGCTGACCGAGTCATTGTCTTTGATGGACAGCCTGGTATTGATGCTCATGCCAACAAGCCCGAGTCTCTTCTCACTGGCTGCAACACCTTCTTGAAGAACCTCAACGTCACTTTCCGCCGTGACCCTACCAACTACCGCCCCCGTATCAACAAGAACGGATCTCAGCTCGACCAAGAGCAGAAGATGAGCGGCAACTAC TTCTTCTTGGAGGAGAACCCTGACCAGAGCTAA
- a CDS encoding hypothetical protein (BUSCO:14816at5125) yields MNGFGSPYGQPASAWQEHHTPDGRAYYYNATTKATQWTKPEDMMSPAERALANQPWKEYTAEGGRKYWYNTETKQSSWEMPDVYKTALGATSKPATPASTTPFTPPASAGGYSQAPYDQHRDQRDTYPESRQITYGNDPKVQAFVPATNDPEYATAEEAEAAFAKLLRRSGVQPDWTWEQTIRATARDPQFRAIKDPKDRKAAFDKYCQDVVVQDKERAKERLAKLRADFETMLKRHPEITHYTRWKTARPIIEGETIFRSTNNEEERRQLFAEYIIGLKKAHAEQQTSLRKNAMDGLIDLLPKLSLEPYTRWADAQGIISSTPPFQNDEKYQALTKFDILTAFQNHMKALERRFNDTKQEEKNKKLRKERKARDAFKSLLTELRRNGKINAGTKWSQVVPLIENDARYTDAVGQSGSTPQELFWDVIEEEERGLRGPRNDVLDVLEDKRFDLTPTSNFEEFLSIMKDDRRTANIDPDILKLVFDRLREKRSSRRDDDRQTERQQRRAIDDLRAYMKRVEPPIALSDTYDKVRPRLLKSDEFQAIASEDARRNAFDKHIRRLREKEDEADRSYRRRDRMSSERDLHRRERDRSRGERSHRSGGRGSRRSRSPEPDAYEADRRKAIAERERNHRKSTMAEGLLGSDRSRLSPPPRRERERERERDRERDRDYDRPARSRRDDDSYYDRERRDREDERERSYRRRADRGSHDELNYGDERPSGSRRRRPDDEEDGARRDSRDAKRIKRERSRERTPPRVEERPRKKTPPPAAKDVHSGSEEGEIEED; encoded by the exons ATGAACGGCTTCGGTTCTCCTTATGGCCAGCCGGCTTCGGCCTGGCAGGAGCACCATACGCCTGATGGACGAGCCTACTACTACAACGCAACTACAAAAGCGACGCAATGGACGAAGCCAGAGGACATGATGAGCCCCGCCGAG CGCGCTCTTGCGAACCAGCCATGGAAGGAATACACTGCTGAGGGAGGACGAAAATATTGGTATAACACTGAGACAAAGCAGAGCTCCTGGGAGATGCCCGATGTTTACAAAACAGCTCTCGGTGCAACAAGCAAGCCGGCCACTCCAGCTTCCACGACTCCTTTCACGCCTCCCGCCAGCGCTGGTGGTTACTCACAGGCACCTTACGATCAGCATCGTGATCAGCGCGACACGTACCCTGAATCTCGTCAGATAACATACGGAAACGATCCCAAAGTTCAGGCTTTTGTGCCTGCAACAAACGATCCTGAATACGCGACCGCCGAAGAGGCTGAAGCTGCCTTCGCGAAACTTCTTCGACGAAGTGGAGTTCAACCGGACTGGACTTGGGAACAGACGATCAGAGCCACTGCGCGGGACCCTCAGTTTCGTGCCATCAAGGATCCTAAAGATCGCAAGGCCGCTTTCGATAAGTATTGCCAGGATGTAGTGGTCCAGGACAAGGAGCGAGCTAAGGAAAGGTTGGCTAAACTCCGCGCTGACTTTGAGACTATGCTCAAAAGGCATCCCGAGATCACTCATTACACCCGTTGGAAGACAGCGCGTCCTATAATCGAAGGCGAAACTATCTTCCGCTCTACCAACAACGAGGAGGAGCGTCGGCAACTCTTTGCAGAGTACATCATTGGCTTGAAGAAGGCACACGCAGAGCAGCAGACATCTCTGAGGAAGAACGCTATGGACGGCCTCATTGATTTGCTTCCCAAGCTCAGCTTGGAGCCTTACACTCGATGGGCTGATGCTCAAGGTATCATTTCATCTACCCCGCCCTTCCAAAATGACGAAAAGTACCAGGCTCTTACCAAGTTTGACATTTTGACTGCTTTCCAAAACCACATGAAGGCTCTGGAGCGCAGGTTCAACGACACGAAGcaagaggagaagaacaagaagctcCGCAAGGAACGAAAGGCACGTGATGCTTTCAAGTCCCTACTCACCGAGCTTCGCCGCAATGGCAAAATCAATGCTGGAACAAAATGGAGCCAGGTCGTTCCCCTCATTGAGAACGATGCCCGCTATACCGATGCCGTTGGCCAAAGCGGCTCCACACCTCAAGAGCTGTTTTGGGATGTtattgaggaagaggaacgTGGTCTACGCGGGCCCAGAAACGATGTTCTAGATGTTCTTGAA GACAAGCGGTTTGATCTCACACCCACGAGCAACTTTGAAGAGTTCCTCTCCATCATGAAAGATGATCGACGGACTGCTAACATTGATCCGGATATCCTCAAACTCGTTTTTGACCGA CTTCGCGAGAAACGCTCGTCCAGACGGGACGACGATCGACAAACTGAGCGCCAGCAACGAAGGGCTATCGATGATTTGCGTGCATACATGAAACGCGTGGAGCCTCCTATCGCTCTCAGTGATACATATGACAAGGTACGACCTCGACTCTTGAAATCAGATGAGTTCCAGGCCATTGCATCTGAAGATGCTCGACGAAATGCATTCGACAAGCACATCCGACGTCTGcgagagaaggaagatgaagcGGACCGAAGCTACAGACGGCGTGATCGTATGTCTAGTGAGAGAGACCTACATCGCCGTGAGCGCGACCGATCTAGAGGTGAGCGATCTCATCGTAGCGGTGGACGTGGTTCTCGACGAAGTCGCAGTCCGGAGCCAGATGCCTACGAAGCGGACCGACGCAAAGCTATCGCCGAGCGAGAGCGCAACCATCGAAAGTCCACCATGGCCGAAGGCCTCTTGGGATCAGACCGCAGCCGCCTGTCGCCGCCACCTCGCCGTGAGCGAGAACGAGAACGTGAGCGTGACAGGGAACGAGATCGAGACTACGACCGACCCGCTCGATCGCGCCGCGATGACGACAGTTACTATGACCGTGAACGAAGGGACCGCGAAGACGAGCGCGAGAGATCGTATCGTCGTCGTGCCGACCGCGGATCCCATGATGAGCTCAACTATGGAGATGAGAGACCCTCTGGATCCCGACGACGTCGTCccgatgacgaagaagacggTGCTCGCCGTGACTCACGCGACGCCAAG AGAATTAAAAGGGAGCGATCTCGGGAGCGCACGCCACCTCGTGTTGAAGAACGTCCTCGTAAGAAAACCCCTCCTCCTGCAGCTAAGGACGTTCATTCCGGAAGTGAAGAGGGTGAGATTGAGGAGGATTAA
- a CDS encoding hypothetical protein (TransMembrane:13 (i12-32o82-101i121-141o161-190i202-219o239-263i329-351o357-375i541-558o564-588i600-628o648-677i698-719o)), with the protein MAGVDTSQIRQWRSIVTLIAFVIANILVLWPFHIPVYVPKPLVDVIWRCFVHLRMIPASTHHAILHDKERCTKHFVRFNFPVNFITAPLIADLFLLAISAIGRQEVHDGTVGANHIHPLDIMAFFITLAYIAISIDASGIIRWLAFKVLSWGGKVGHRLFFYLYAFFFLLGSFIGNDPIILSGTAFLAYMTRVSKNITSPRAWIFTQFAIANIASAILVSSNPTNLVLAGAFDIKFIVYTANMIVPVVVTAIVLFPFLLYVVFADEKLIPSEIEMHTLPQAAREKEPVNPNIPYVQHQAEESAESGEGRQEMTLSLAYIMNPFLDRKGAAFGALIMSATLITVLAINAASAGTGEHPVFWVTVPAAFVMFCWDLGSGWVHRHDTRETAAKYKEEMETAKAERALQRSAISQDELEPKLDATSGASDADHSAAVGQTEGIALKNLPDNSDHANSQFDIPKVVVSNTAGNSPIIISGSEPQTPAQKFNTPPVDEDTLHAQNMSTLPSAQMDAEKLEAGNFQQTSKQLIDKPNLVSKSREAYEWLQETFPTVMAVAAHLPFALVPFAFAMFVLVQALVSTGWVNVFAWGWYHWSKRTGTIGSIGGMAFLSVVLSNFSGTNIGTTILLSRIIQAWKEINCAADTSLITDRTYWATIYSMALGVNYGAFSTAFSASLAGLLWRDILARKHIHVKSHEFARVNFPIIAISMAVGCLVLVGEVYIVRDNSPYASWEKACPNRT; encoded by the exons ATGGCTGGTGTTGATACCAGCCAGATCCGCCAATGGAGATCAATAGTTACACTCATCGCCTTTGTAATTGCTA ATATCCTTGTACTCTGGCCCTTTCATATCCCTGTCTATGTCCCGAAACCTCTCGTGGACGTGATATGGCGGTGTTTTGTCCACCTACGCATGATACCAGCAAGCACACATCATGCCATTCTTCATGATAAAGAGCGTTGCACAAAACATTTCGTGCGCTTCAATTTTCCAGTCAATTTCATTACTGCGCCTCTGATAGCTGATTTGTTCCTCTTGGCTATCTCTGCGATTGGTCGCCAGGAAGTACACGATGGGACTGTCGGCGCAAACCATATCCATCCTCTTGACATCATggccttcttcatcactTTGGCTTACATTGCCATATCCATCGATGCGTCTGGTATCATCAGATGGCTAGCTTTCAAGGTGCTGTCCTGGGGTGGAAAGGTTGGCCACCGCCTCTTCTTCTACCTCTAtgctttcttcttcctgctTGGAAGTTTTATCGGAAACGATCCCATTATTCTTTCTGGGACAGCTTTCCTCGCGTACATGACGCGAGTTTCGAAAAACATCACGAGTCCGAGAGCCTGGATCTTTACGCAGTTCGCCATAGCCAATATCGCTTCAGCCATCCTCGTCTCATCCAACCCCACTAATCTTGTCCTGGCCGGCGCATTCGACATCAAGTTCATTGTCTACACCGCCAATATGATCGTTCCGGTTGTGGTTACAGCCATTGTTCTCTTCCCATTCCTCCTCTATGTCGTCTTTGCCGACGAAAAACTCATCCCTTCCGAAATCGAGATGCACACCCTCCCTCAAGCTGCAAGAGAAAAAGAACCGGTCAACCCAAACATTCCCTACGTGCAGCACCAGGCCGAAGAATCCGCCGAATCGGGCGAGGGACGACAAGAAATGACACTATCACTGGCATACATCATGAATCCTTTCCTCGACCGCAAAGGCGCAGCTTTTGGCGCTCTAATCATGTCGGCCACCCTCATTACCGTTCTGGCTATCAACGCCGCGAGTGCAGGCACTGGCGAGCACCCCGTCTTTTGGGTAACTGTTCCAGCCGCATTTGTCATGTTTTGCTGGGATCTAGGATCTGGGTGGGTTCATCGACACGATACGCGTGAAACGGCTGCTAAGTACAAGGAGGAAATGGAAACAGCAAAAGCCGAAAGAGCTCTTCAAAGATCCGCAATTTCGCAGGATGAACTGGAACCCAAGTTGGACGCTACGTCTGGTGCTTCTGATGCTGACCATAGTGCGGCTGTCGGGCAAACAGAAGGCATTGCACTGAAGAACCTCCCAGACAACAGCGATCACGCCAATTCCCAATTTGACATCCCAAAGGTGGTGGTGTCAAACACTGCAGGAAATAGCCCAATTATTATATCAGGGTCAGAGCCACAAACGCCAGCACAAAAGTTCAACACTCCTCCGGTTGACGAGGACACTCTTCACGCCCAGAACATGTCAACATTACCCTCGGCTCAGATGGACGCAGAGAAACTTGAAGCTGGTAATTTCCAACAAACATCGAAACAACTGATTGATAAACCAAACTTGGTATCAAAGTCGCGAGAGGCATACGAGTGGCTCCAAGAGACTTTTCCTACTGTCATGGCTGTTGCAGCTCATCTTCCATTCGCCTTGGTACCCTTTGCGTTTGCCATGTTCGTGCTTGTCCAGGCACTTGTGAGCACGGGCTGGGTCAACGTTTTTGCGTGGGGATGGTATCATTGGTCCAAGAGAACGGGTACTATTGGAAGTATTGGTGGAATGGCCTTCCTTTCAGTTGTCTTGTCCAAT TTTTCGGGTACCAACATTGGCACCACGATTCTTCTATCACGTATCATTCAAGCCTGGAAGGAAATAAATTGCGCGGCTGACACCAGTCTCATTACTGACCGAACATACTGGGCTACAATTTATAGCATGGCTCTTGGTGTCAACTATGGCGCGTTCAGCACGGCTTTTAGCGCATCTTTGGCTGGCCTTCTTTGGAGGGACATTCTCGCTCGAAAGCACATCCATGTGAAAAGCCATGAATTTGCGCGAGTGAACTTTCCTATTATTGCTATCTCGATGGCGGTCGGATGCTTGGTTTTGGTGGGAGAAGTGTATATCGTGAGGGATAACTCTCCGTATGCATCTTGGGAAAAGGCTTGTCCGAATCGTACATAA
- a CDS encoding hypothetical protein (SECRETED:SignalP(1-20)~MEROPS:MER0000928) yields MPSFNALLTASLAFASIALGTPVVQDKHFSIEQVKNPKFIKSGPLALAHVYSKYGVPLPKGLEKAVKAIESSHSKRQSGRGSAFTILSDNGAEWLTPVQIGTPAQTLNLVFDTGSSDLWVFSTETTSNSGHHEYNPAKSSTAKRLAGATWSVEYVDGNTSSGDVYKDNVSVGGLAVASQAVESAQRVSHNFEQMAGVDGLLGLGFSSSNTVRPTKQKTFFDNAITTLQSSVFTADLKHQKPGTYNFGYIDNSAYTGRIGYAPIPSSVGMWAFSCSGYAIGSAALNERHIIGIADTGTTLLYLPNAVTSAYYTKVSSARYVSSYGIYVFSCSATLPNFSFAVGGVTITIPGSYINFAPLEQGLCIGGIQPDDDIGISIFGGIALKAAFVVFDSGNKQIGWAKKTL; encoded by the coding sequence ATGCCTTCTTTCAATGCTCTTCTCACTGCCTCTTTGGCCTTTGCCTCCATTGCCCTCGGCACCCCTGTTGTCCAGGATAAGCACTTCTCTATTGAACAAGTGAAAAACCCCAAGTTCATTAAGAGCGGTCCTCTAGCCCTTGCCCACGTCTACTCCAAGTACGGCGTTCCTCtccctaagggtcttgagaaAGCTGTCAAGGCCATCGAGTCTTCTCACTCGAAGCGTCAGAGCGGCCGTGGTTCAGCCTTCACTATACTCTCTGATAATGGTGCGGAGTGGTTGACTCCTGTCCAGATCGGCACACCTGCCCAGACTCTCAACCTGGTCTTTGACACTGGTTCTTCTGACCTTTGGGTCTTCAGCACTGAGACTACTAGTAACAGTGGACATCACGAGTACAACCCTGCCAAGAGCAGCACTGCCAAGAGGCTCGCTGGTGCTACTTGGTCTGTCGAATATGTCGACGGAAATACTTCATCTGGAGACGTTTACAAGGATAATGTCTCCGTCGGTGGCCTCGCTGTCGCCTCGCAAGCCGTCGAGTCTGCCCAGCGTGTCTCTCATAATTTTGAGCAGATGGCCGGTGTCGATGGCCTCCTAGGTCTTGGTTTCAGTTCCTCAAACACTGTAAGACCTACCAAACAGAAGACGTTCTTCGACAATGCCATCACCACTCTCCAGTCATCTGTGTTCACCGCCGACTTGAAGCACCAGAAACCCGGAACCTACAACTTTGGCTACATTGATAATTCTGCTTACACTGGGAGAATTGGCTACGCTCCCATTCCTTCCTCTGTCGGCATGTGGGCGTTCAGTTGCTCCGGATACGCCATCGGCTCAGCTGCTCTCAACGAGAGGCACATCATCGGCATTGCTGACACTGGTACTACCCTGCTTTACCTCCCTAACGCTGTCACCTCGGCTTACTACACCAAGGTCAGCAGTGCTCGATACGTCTCGTCTTATGGTATATACGTCTTCAGCTGCTCTGCTACTCTTCCCAATTTCAGCTTCGCTGTTGGTGGTGTGACCATCACTATCCCTGGCTCTTACATTAACTTCGCTCCTTTAGAGCAGGGCTTGTGCATCGGTGGTATCCAGCCCGATGACGACATTGGCATCAGCATCTTTGGCGGGATCGCACTGAAGGCTGCTTTTGTTGTCTTTGACAGCGGTAATAAGCAGATTGGCTGGGCCAAGAAGACTCTGTAA